A region of the Serinicoccus profundi genome:
CAGGACCTTGCCGTCGTCGATGAGCAGGTCGTCGCCGGGATGCACGTCGGCGGCGAGGCCGGAGTGCGTGGTGCCGACGACCTCCTGGCTGCCGGGAACCGTCCTGGTGGTGATCGTGAAGGTGTCGCCCACGGCGAGCGTGACCGGCCCGCCGGCGAAGGTGCCGGTGCGGATCTTCGGGCCCTGCAGGTCGGCGAGCACCGCGACCGCGTGACCGGTGGCGTCACTGGCCTGCCGGACCCGGAGGTAACGCTCGTAGTGCTCGTCGTAGGAGCCGTGGGAGAGGTTGAGCCTGGCCACGTCCATACCGGCTGTGACGAGCGCTTCGATCTGCTCGTAGGAGGCGGTGGCGGGGCCGAGGGTGCAGACGATCTTGGCGCGACGCATACCCTCCACCCTAGTGGTCGCGTGGGCCGATCCGCGCATCGCCTGCCGCTACGTCAGGACCCCGACCCGAGGAGCTCCTCGACGGTGCCGCTGCCCCCCATGAGGGAGAGCATCTGCTCGTCGGAGACCGGCTCGCCGTCGATGAGCAGTCTCGGGGTCCCGCTGATGTTGTCGCGGTTGGCGCGCTCCTGCATGTCCTCGACGTAGTCACCGTAGGCGTCACCCTCGAGGCACGCGGTGAACGACTCGAGGTCGCCCTCGGAGATTCCGGCGGTGCTCGCGAAGGCCAGCAGCTGCTCGTCGGTCCAGCCGGCGCCCTCCTGCGCGGGCTGACCCGCGAAGACGGCAGCGTGGTAGGGCAGGAAGGCGCCCGCGTCGTCCGCGCACATCGCGGCGTTGGCCGCGCGGTGGGAGGAGTCGTTGCCGAGGGTGCTGTCGAGGAAGGACATCACGGTGTAGGTCAGCGAGATCTCGCCCGCCTCGGCCAGCTCCTCCAGCTCCGCCCCGACGGAGGCCTCCAGGTCACCGCAGAACGGGCACTGGAAATCCTCGTAGACGTGGACCTGCGGCACGTCGGCCGCGGGATCGGCGCCCACCTGGACACCCCCGCCCTCGGGCAGCGCGCTGGCGCTGCCCTGCGCCCCGAGCCCGGAATCCCGGGACACGGCCCAGAGCACCAGGCCACCGATGAGGGCGACCACGAGGACCACCACCCCGCCGATGAGCGGCAGGGACGGGCCACCGGAGCTGACGGGCTTGATGTCGGGGGCGGGCTGACGGGGCATGTCAGGAGCCTTTCTGGAGCCGGGAGTCGAGGGAGTAGAGGCTGCGGGGACGGACGGCGAGCCAGAGCGCCATCGCGAGGAAACCGAGGTCGCGGAGCATCTCGGTGAGGTAGGTCGTGTCCTCCGGCGCGACCGGCCCACCGGTGCCGAAGCAGCCGCAGTCGATCGAGAGGCCGCGGGCCCAGGCCGAGGCGATGCCGGCGACGAAGACCACCATGAGCACCGCGGTGA
Encoded here:
- a CDS encoding DsbA family protein, producing MPRQPAPDIKPVSSGGPSLPLIGGVVVLVVALIGGLVLWAVSRDSGLGAQGSASALPEGGGVQVGADPAADVPQVHVYEDFQCPFCGDLEASVGAELEELAEAGEISLTYTVMSFLDSTLGNDSSHRAANAAMCADDAGAFLPYHAAVFAGQPAQEGAGWTDEQLLAFASTAGISEGDLESFTACLEGDAYGDYVEDMQERANRDNISGTPRLLIDGEPVSDEQMLSLMGGSGTVEELLGSGS